In a single window of the Dysgonomonadaceae bacterium PH5-43 genome:
- a CDS encoding electron transfer flavoprotein alpha subunit (product_source=KO:K03522; cath_funfam=3.40.50.1220,3.40.50.620; cog=COG2025; ko=KO:K03522; pfam=PF00766,PF01012; smart=SM00893; superfamily=52402,52467) codes for MNNLFVYLEIENGKVEDVSLELLTKGRSLASKLNCKLEAVAIGNDLDNIGEQVFPFGVDVLHTFNDSRLYPYSSLPHTSILVKLFEEEKPQIALMGATSIGRDLGPRVSSALFSGLTADCTSLEIGDHEEKKTNTNYTNLLYQIRPAFGGNIVATIINPDNRPQMATVREGVMKKEILDANYKGETVKHEVANYVSDCDFVVSIIERHVEASKVNIKGAPIIVAGGYGMGSKEGFGLLYDLANTIGAEVGASRAAVDAGYCEHERQIGQTGVTVRPKLYIACGISGQIQHIAGMQDSSMIIAINNDPNAPINAIADYVITGDVESVVPKMIKFYKKNSK; via the coding sequence ATGAACAATTTATTTGTATATCTCGAAATAGAAAACGGTAAAGTAGAAGACGTAAGTCTTGAACTCCTTACCAAAGGACGCTCTTTAGCAAGCAAACTAAACTGTAAGTTAGAAGCAGTTGCTATAGGCAACGATTTAGATAATATCGGAGAACAAGTATTCCCTTTCGGAGTTGACGTTCTTCACACATTTAACGATTCTCGTTTATACCCCTACTCTTCTCTTCCTCACACATCTATTCTTGTGAAACTTTTCGAAGAAGAAAAACCTCAAATAGCTCTTATGGGAGCAACAAGTATAGGTAGAGATTTAGGCCCAAGAGTTTCTTCTGCTTTATTTAGCGGACTAACAGCCGACTGTACTTCTTTAGAAATAGGCGACCACGAAGAAAAGAAAACAAATACAAATTACACAAATCTTCTTTATCAAATACGTCCTGCTTTCGGTGGAAACATTGTTGCTACAATTATCAATCCTGATAATCGACCTCAAATGGCAACCGTTCGCGAAGGTGTTATGAAAAAAGAAATTCTTGACGCTAATTATAAGGGAGAAACAGTAAAACACGAAGTAGCTAATTATGTTAGCGACTGCGATTTTGTTGTTAGTATAATAGAGCGCCACGTTGAAGCTTCTAAAGTTAATATTAAAGGAGCTCCTATTATTGTAGCTGGAGGTTACGGTATGGGATCTAAAGAAGGTTTCGGTTTATTATACGATTTAGCTAATACTATCGGTGCTGAAGTTGGAGCTTCTCGTGCTGCTGTTGATGCTGGATATTGCGAACACGAACGTCAGATAGGTCAAACTGGAGTAACTGTACGCCCTAAACTTTATATCGCTTGTGGTATTTCAGGACAAATACAACACATTGCGGGTATGCAAGATTCGTCTATGATTATAGCAATCAACAACGACCCTAATGCTCCTATTAATGCTATTGCCGATTATGTTATTACAGGAGACGTTGAAAGCGTAGTGCCTAAGATGATAAAGTTCTATAAAAAGAACAGTAAATAA
- a CDS encoding hypothetical protein (product_source=Hypo-rule applied; pfam=PF11750; transmembrane_helix_parts=Outside_1_48,TMhelix_49_71,Inside_72_91,TMhelix_92_112,Outside_113_121,TMhelix_122_144,Inside_145_176,TMhelix_177_199,Outside_200_213,TMhelix_214_236,Inside_237_237), whose amino-acid sequence MIKLLLLQYIAHLMADFYFQPQSWCDQKDNKYFSKVHCYHFLVVLVSSYLLSFSISFWWAALIISVFHLLLDLLKSSLILNNQLNCRVKKNLFFLDQLLHIIIISSIVILYSKINETSFGTITIQILFFVFSILLCGKPYNIFIKKFMEANSIMVSDDEKNNSLIKAGRIIGSLERVLSFILVVFNQFAAVGFIFAAKSLLRFKDTETAKTEYLLIGSLLSFGMAIILGIVYLFIFI is encoded by the coding sequence ATGATTAAATTATTACTTTTACAATATATAGCTCACCTAATGGCTGATTTTTATTTTCAGCCCCAAAGTTGGTGCGACCAAAAGGATAACAAATACTTTTCTAAAGTGCATTGCTATCACTTTTTAGTTGTTTTAGTATCTTCTTATTTACTATCTTTTAGTATATCTTTCTGGTGGGCAGCATTAATAATATCTGTATTTCATCTTCTTCTCGACTTACTGAAAAGTTCCTTAATCTTAAATAATCAACTTAATTGTAGAGTTAAAAAAAATCTATTTTTCTTAGATCAACTTCTACATATAATTATTATCTCTTCTATAGTTATTTTATATTCTAAGATTAACGAAACATCTTTCGGCACAATAACGATACAAATTTTATTCTTTGTGTTTTCCATATTACTATGCGGCAAACCATACAACATATTTATAAAAAAGTTTATGGAAGCAAACAGTATAATGGTATCTGATGATGAAAAAAATAATTCGTTAATTAAAGCAGGAAGAATAATAGGCTCTTTAGAACGCGTATTATCTTTTATATTGGTTGTCTTTAATCAGTTTGCAGCAGTAGGATTTATTTTTGCCGCTAAATCTTTATTGCGATTCAAGGATACAGAAACAGCAAAGACTGAATACCTTTTAATAGGTTCTTTACTAAGTTTCGGAATGGCAATAATATTAGGTATCGTGTATTTATTTATATTTATTTGA
- a CDS encoding electron transfer flavoprotein beta subunit (product_source=KO:K03521; cath_funfam=3.40.50.620; cog=COG2086; ko=KO:K03521; pfam=PF01012; smart=SM00893; superfamily=52402) has product MGLKIIVLAKQVPDTRNVGKDAMKADGTINRAALPAIFNPEDLNALEQALRLKDEYPGSTVELLTMGPSRAADIIREGLFRGADGGYLISDRAFAGADTLATSYALSMAIRKIGEFDVIISGRQAIDGDTAQVGPQVAEKLGIPQITYAEEIQSVKDGAIKVKRRLERGVEVVEGKLPLLITVNGSAAECRPRNAKLIQKYKYARTMIEKQAENNDYVNLCNGRSYLNLTEWNVADVNADAQQCGLSGSPTKVKKIENVVFQAKESKTLTDSDNEIEELMIELISNHTIG; this is encoded by the coding sequence GATGGAACTATAAACCGCGCAGCTCTTCCTGCTATTTTTAATCCAGAAGACTTAAATGCATTGGAGCAAGCGCTCCGTTTGAAAGATGAATATCCCGGTTCTACCGTTGAGTTACTAACAATGGGTCCTTCTCGTGCTGCCGACATTATTCGCGAAGGCTTATTCAGAGGAGCTGATGGAGGCTACCTAATAAGCGACCGCGCTTTTGCAGGTGCCGACACTCTTGCAACAAGCTATGCTCTTAGTATGGCTATCAGAAAGATTGGCGAGTTTGATGTAATTATCTCAGGTCGTCAGGCTATTGATGGAGATACAGCTCAAGTTGGACCTCAAGTTGCAGAAAAGTTAGGAATCCCTCAAATTACTTATGCTGAAGAAATTCAGTCGGTAAAAGATGGAGCTATCAAAGTAAAAAGACGCTTAGAAAGAGGTGTTGAAGTTGTAGAAGGAAAACTTCCTTTATTAATTACAGTAAACGGTTCGGCTGCCGAATGTCGTCCCCGCAATGCAAAACTTATACAGAAGTATAAATATGCTCGCACTATGATTGAAAAGCAAGCAGAAAACAATGATTACGTTAATCTTTGCAATGGTCGTTCTTACTTAAACTTAACAGAATGGAATGTAGCTGACGTTAATGCCGATGCTCAACAATGTGGGCTTTCGGGTTCTCCTACTAAAGTAAAGAAGATAGAAAACGTGGTTTTCCAAGCTAAAGAGAGTAAAACTCTTACCGACTCAGACAATGAGATAGAAGAGTTGATGATAGAGTTAATTAGTAATCACACCATTGGATAA
- a CDS encoding hypothetical protein (product_source=Hypo-rule applied) produces MNKATISADIISSTSLNVEQRWILEKGLKDLLIELSDNFTPMFYGRLIKGDYIECVLEEPKIALRVALLLKAFIKKLPIEQANIKDKKFQDFKTYGIRVAIGVGNLSIWDKEKGIIDGEAIYFSGRAVNEMTIHEKIKNTLTFRSGNNNWNESFEPICELLDVIFSKMTASQSEIIYYKLLQKTEEEIKHIIGKTQSTINQHSRTAGWNAINSAVKYFEEVIH; encoded by the coding sequence ATGAATAAAGCAACAATATCAGCCGACATCATAAGTTCAACTTCTTTGAATGTAGAACAAAGATGGATTCTTGAAAAAGGATTAAAAGATCTTTTGATAGAATTAAGTGATAATTTTACTCCTATGTTTTATGGACGACTAATAAAGGGAGATTACATAGAATGTGTTCTCGAAGAGCCTAAAATAGCTTTAAGAGTAGCATTACTATTAAAAGCTTTTATAAAAAAGCTTCCGATAGAGCAAGCTAACATAAAGGATAAGAAGTTTCAAGACTTCAAAACTTATGGGATAAGAGTAGCGATAGGAGTTGGAAATTTATCTATTTGGGATAAAGAAAAAGGAATTATTGATGGAGAGGCTATTTATTTTTCAGGCAGAGCAGTCAATGAGATGACTATTCACGAGAAGATAAAAAATACTCTAACATTTAGAAGTGGCAATAATAACTGGAATGAAAGTTTTGAACCTATATGTGAACTTCTTGATGTGATATTTTCTAAAATGACAGCTTCTCAAAGCGAGATTATCTACTATAAATTATTGCAAAAAACAGAAGAAGAAATTAAACATATTATAGGTAAAACTCAATCGACTATTAATCAGCATTCACGAACCGCAGGGTGGAATGCTATTAATAGTGCAGTTAAATATTTTGAAGAAGTTATTCATTAA
- a CDS encoding alkylation response protein AidB-like acyl-CoA dehydrogenase (product_source=COG1960; cath_funfam=1.10.540.10,1.20.120.470,1.20.140.10,2.40.110.10; cog=COG1960; ko=KO:K20035; pfam=PF00441,PF02770,PF02771,PF12186; superfamily=47203,56645), with amino-acid sequence MANFYLDNPSLKHHLTHPLMKRIVELKERNYTDSKNFDYAPFDFEDAMDSYEKVMEITGEICGDIIGPNAEGVDAVGPKVVNNRVVYAPGTAENLDATVKAGLMGLSMPRRYEGLNFPMVTFIMASELTSRADAGFGNLWALQDCAETLYEFGNEEQRKEFIPQVCAGATMSMDLTEPDAGSDLQSVMLRATYDEKEDCWRLNGVKRFITNGDADIHLVLARSEEGTKDGRGLSMFIYDKKDGGVDVRRIENKMGIKGSPTCELTYKNAKAQLCGQRKLGLIRYVMSLMNGARLGIIAQATGISEASYREALAYAKERKQFGKAIIEFPAVYEMVANIKAKLDASRTILYETARFVDIYKILEDIEKERKLEPEEKAELKKYKKLADAFTPLGKAMATEYANQTSYDCVQVHGGSGFMKDYACERLYRDARITNIYEGTTQLQVVAAIRHVLTGTYLNQMKEYQTEELKPEYDSLKAKLAKMVETYEQMVNTVSETKDNEYVDFQARRLVDSAGHIIIGYLMLSDANRNAELFKTSAEVYINYGEAEVNKAASFINNFCIDTLPMYKAY; translated from the coding sequence ATGGCTAATTTTTATTTAGACAATCCTTCTTTGAAGCACCACCTAACACACCCTCTTATGAAGAGAATAGTGGAGCTTAAAGAAAGAAATTACACCGACAGTAAAAACTTCGACTATGCGCCTTTCGACTTCGAAGACGCAATGGATAGTTACGAAAAGGTAATGGAAATTACTGGTGAAATATGTGGAGACATTATAGGTCCTAACGCCGAAGGTGTAGACGCTGTTGGTCCTAAAGTAGTAAACAATCGTGTTGTTTACGCTCCTGGCACTGCCGAAAACTTAGATGCTACAGTTAAAGCTGGGCTTATGGGTCTTTCTATGCCTCGCCGATACGAAGGATTAAACTTCCCTATGGTAACATTCATTATGGCATCTGAACTTACTTCTCGTGCCGATGCTGGTTTTGGTAATCTTTGGGCTTTACAAGATTGTGCCGAAACTTTATACGAATTTGGTAATGAAGAACAACGTAAAGAGTTTATTCCTCAAGTATGTGCTGGCGCAACTATGTCTATGGACTTAACTGAACCAGATGCTGGTTCTGACCTTCAATCGGTTATGTTAAGAGCAACTTACGATGAGAAAGAAGATTGTTGGAGACTTAATGGCGTTAAACGCTTTATAACAAACGGAGATGCCGACATTCACTTAGTTTTAGCTCGTTCGGAAGAAGGAACAAAAGACGGTCGCGGATTATCGATGTTTATCTACGATAAGAAAGACGGAGGAGTTGATGTTCGTCGTATAGAAAACAAAATGGGTATCAAAGGCTCTCCTACTTGCGAATTAACATACAAAAACGCTAAAGCTCAACTTTGCGGACAACGTAAGTTAGGTTTAATTCGCTACGTTATGTCTTTGATGAATGGTGCTCGCTTAGGTATTATAGCTCAAGCTACTGGTATATCTGAAGCGTCTTACCGAGAAGCATTAGCTTACGCAAAAGAAAGAAAACAATTCGGAAAAGCAATTATCGAATTTCCTGCTGTTTACGAAATGGTTGCTAATATCAAAGCTAAATTAGATGCCTCTCGTACTATTCTTTACGAAACCGCTCGCTTCGTAGATATTTACAAAATATTAGAAGATATTGAGAAAGAACGTAAATTAGAACCAGAAGAAAAAGCTGAACTTAAGAAGTATAAAAAACTTGCTGATGCATTTACTCCTCTTGGTAAAGCTATGGCTACTGAATATGCTAATCAAACGTCTTACGACTGTGTGCAAGTTCACGGAGGTTCGGGATTTATGAAAGATTATGCTTGTGAAAGATTATATCGCGATGCTCGTATCACAAACATATACGAAGGAACAACTCAGTTGCAAGTAGTAGCTGCTATCCGTCACGTATTAACAGGTACTTATCTTAATCAGATGAAAGAATATCAAACTGAGGAGTTAAAACCCGAATACGACAGTTTGAAAGCTAAGTTGGCTAAGATGGTAGAAACCTACGAACAAATGGTTAATACTGTTTCTGAAACTAAAGATAATGAATATGTGGATTTCCAAGCTCGTCGCTTAGTCGATTCTGCTGGTCATATTATTATAGGTTATCTAATGCTTTCTGATGCTAATCGCAATGCCGAATTATTCAAAACATCAGCCGAAGTATATATCAATTACGGCGAAGCTGAAGTAAATAAGGCTGCAAGCTTTATAAACAACTTCTGTATAGATACATTACCTATGTACAAAGCTTACTAA
- a CDS encoding hypothetical protein (product_source=Hypo-rule applied; pfam=PF14317; transmembrane_helix_parts=Inside_1_24,TMhelix_25_47,Outside_48_50,TMhelix_51_73,Inside_74_167), translating to MKIAYNLSVADWVNFQEYYQKKKAPITGCLVPAIYILTFLNVIGGAWHYTTYGLSMYSVICLICVGVFIFLGYTRNKAKKNLFATGEAIAEKSPGAFGNITMDFTNEGIDIVTSTNTKSLLWSDVDKFEKNKNYFFIYSKKGYVYIIPTRDISETTELEAILIMNIS from the coding sequence ATGAAGATAGCTTATAACTTATCAGTTGCCGATTGGGTAAACTTTCAAGAGTATTATCAGAAAAAGAAAGCTCCTATTACAGGGTGTCTTGTTCCAGCAATATATATTCTAACATTTTTGAATGTTATTGGAGGTGCTTGGCATTATACAACTTACGGACTTAGTATGTATTCGGTTATATGCTTGATATGCGTAGGAGTATTTATTTTTTTAGGATATACTCGGAATAAAGCAAAGAAAAATCTTTTTGCAACAGGTGAAGCTATTGCCGAAAAAAGCCCTGGAGCTTTCGGTAATATTACAATGGATTTCACCAACGAAGGAATAGATATTGTAACTTCAACAAATACAAAAAGTCTATTGTGGAGTGATGTTGATAAATTCGAGAAAAACAAAAACTATTTCTTTATTTATTCCAAGAAAGGATATGTTTATATCATACCCACAAGAGATATATCGGAAACAACAGAATTAGAAGCTATATTAATAATGAATATCTCGTAA